The following coding sequences are from one Nitrospirota bacterium window:
- the ppdK gene encoding pyruvate, phosphate dikinase, translating into MATAKKYVYFFGSGKADGTGAMKDQLGGKGAGLAEMTNAGVPVPPGFTITTEVCNLFYELGKKVPNGLDGEMREYMKKVENALSGSFLFGDTARPLLVSVRSGSKFSMPGMMDTVLNLGLNNQTIQGLIRRTGNERFAWDAYRRFIQMFGNVVMGIEKDQFEHIIHEVKKKKRVSLDIDLNAEDLKGLVDKFKTKVKQITKREFPQDPWEQLMMARDAVFGSWNNPRAITYRKLNDIPGNLGTAVNVQAMVFGNMGDTSATGVGFTRDPSTGAKEFYGEYLTNAQGEDVVAGIRTPHPIADLEKEMPQVYRQLRDITSRLEKHYRDVQDFEFTVQEGKLFMLQTRTGKRTAQAAIKIAVDMVSEGLISKEEAVLRVEPASLDQLLHPIIDPKAKITVIAKGLPASPGAASGTAVFTADEAVKWAKKRPVILVRPETTPDDIHGMDAAKGILTARGGMTSHAAVVARGMGKPCVAGCESVKVDLKAERFTVGKHTVKVGDYITIDGGTGRVILGKVPTKDPEVSGDFGTLMQWVDGIRTMGVRANADIPRDAKMARQFGAEGIGLCRTEHMFFAEERLPIVQQMILADTTEAREKALAKLLPMQRSDFKGLFETMDGYPVTVRLLDPPLHEFLPKREDLMVEVAVMQAKKAPQASITKKEKLLQRVEALHELNPMLGHRGCRLGIVFPEITRMQTRAIIEAACEVVKKGKKVVPEIMVPLVGIKKELQNQKELIKKTAEEVMEKKGVRVEYLIGTMIELPRAAVIADEIAKEAEFFSFGTNDLTQTTFGFSRDDAGKFIGYYTENNILEKDPFQTLDQEGVGVLVRMGVEKGRKTRPNLKVGICGEHGGDPVSVEFCYKTGLNYVSCSPFRVPIARLAAAHAKLKEKGVGGSVSK; encoded by the coding sequence ATGGCTACGGCGAAGAAATACGTATATTTTTTCGGCAGCGGAAAAGCTGACGGGACGGGGGCGATGAAAGACCAGCTCGGCGGGAAAGGCGCCGGCCTCGCGGAGATGACCAACGCCGGAGTTCCCGTGCCTCCGGGCTTTACGATCACCACCGAGGTCTGCAACCTCTTCTATGAGCTGGGCAAGAAGGTGCCCAACGGCCTTGACGGGGAAATGCGCGAGTACATGAAGAAGGTCGAGAACGCGCTGAGCGGAAGCTTCCTGTTCGGCGACACCGCCCGCCCGCTGCTGGTGTCGGTACGCTCGGGCTCGAAGTTCTCCATGCCGGGCATGATGGACACGGTTCTGAACCTGGGCTTGAACAACCAGACCATCCAGGGTCTGATCCGAAGGACCGGCAACGAGCGGTTTGCCTGGGACGCCTACCGCCGGTTCATCCAGATGTTCGGGAACGTGGTGATGGGCATCGAGAAGGACCAGTTCGAGCACATCATCCACGAAGTCAAGAAAAAGAAGCGGGTGAGCCTCGACATCGATCTGAACGCCGAGGACCTGAAGGGGCTCGTCGACAAGTTCAAAACAAAGGTGAAGCAGATTACGAAGCGCGAGTTCCCGCAGGATCCCTGGGAGCAGCTCATGATGGCCAGGGACGCGGTCTTCGGCTCATGGAACAATCCGCGCGCCATCACCTACCGCAAGCTGAACGACATCCCGGGAAATCTCGGAACGGCCGTGAACGTTCAGGCCATGGTGTTCGGCAACATGGGCGATACGTCGGCGACGGGCGTGGGCTTCACGCGGGACCCTTCCACGGGCGCCAAGGAGTTCTACGGCGAGTACCTGACGAACGCCCAGGGCGAGGACGTGGTGGCCGGCATCCGGACGCCCCACCCGATCGCTGACCTCGAGAAGGAGATGCCCCAGGTATACCGGCAGCTCCGGGACATCACGTCACGGCTCGAGAAGCACTACCGTGATGTGCAGGACTTTGAGTTCACCGTGCAGGAAGGCAAGCTCTTCATGCTCCAGACCCGCACGGGAAAGCGCACCGCCCAGGCGGCGATCAAGATCGCTGTTGACATGGTGAGCGAGGGCCTCATCTCCAAGGAGGAGGCCGTGCTCCGCGTCGAGCCCGCCTCGCTGGACCAGCTGCTCCATCCGATCATCGATCCCAAGGCGAAGATAACGGTGATCGCCAAGGGCCTACCCGCGTCTCCCGGCGCCGCTTCCGGGACGGCGGTCTTCACTGCAGACGAGGCCGTGAAGTGGGCCAAGAAGCGCCCGGTCATCCTGGTCAGGCCTGAAACGACGCCCGACGACATTCACGGTATGGACGCGGCAAAGGGCATCCTGACGGCACGCGGCGGCATGACCTCCCACGCGGCGGTCGTGGCCCGCGGCATGGGCAAGCCCTGCGTGGCCGGCTGCGAGTCCGTCAAGGTCGACCTCAAGGCCGAGAGATTCACCGTCGGGAAACACACGGTCAAGGTGGGCGATTACATCACGATCGACGGCGGCACGGGCCGCGTCATTCTCGGCAAGGTGCCGACCAAGGACCCCGAGGTGAGCGGCGACTTCGGAACGCTCATGCAATGGGTCGACGGGATCAGGACCATGGGCGTCCGGGCGAACGCGGACATCCCGCGCGACGCCAAGATGGCACGCCAGTTCGGCGCCGAGGGCATCGGGCTCTGCCGCACGGAGCACATGTTCTTCGCCGAGGAGCGCCTGCCCATCGTGCAGCAGATGATCCTCGCCGATACCACGGAAGCGCGCGAGAAGGCGCTGGCCAAGCTCCTGCCCATGCAGCGTTCGGATTTCAAGGGCCTCTTCGAGACCATGGACGGGTACCCGGTCACCGTGCGCCTCCTCGACCCGCCGCTCCATGAATTCCTGCCGAAGCGCGAGGACCTCATGGTCGAAGTCGCGGTGATGCAGGCCAAGAAGGCGCCCCAAGCGTCGATCACGAAGAAGGAGAAGCTGCTCCAGCGCGTCGAGGCGCTCCATGAGCTGAACCCCATGCTCGGCCACCGCGGCTGCCGCCTCGGCATCGTCTTTCCGGAGATCACGCGCATGCAGACGCGGGCCATCATCGAGGCGGCCTGCGAGGTCGTCAAGAAGGGCAAGAAGGTGGTACCCGAGATCATGGTGCCGCTCGTGGGCATCAAGAAGGAGCTCCAGAACCAGAAGGAACTGATCAAGAAGACCGCCGAAGAGGTGATGGAGAAGAAGGGCGTGAGGGTAGAGTATCTGATCGGCACCATGATCGAGCTGCCTCGCGCGGCCGTCATCGCCGACGAGATCGCGAAGGAGGCCGAGTTCTTCTCTTTCGGCACGAATGACCTGACCCAGACCACCTTCGGCTTCAGCCGCGACGATGCCGGCAAATTCATCGGCTACTACACGGAGAACAATATCCTCGAGAAGGACCCCTTCCAGACCCTGGACCAGGAAGGCGTGGGCGTCCTTGTCAGAATGGGCGTCGAGAAAGGCCGCAAGACCAGGCCCAACCTCAAGGTCGGCATCTGCGGCGAACATGGCGGCGATCCGGTCAGCGTCGAGTTCTGCTACAAGACCGGGCTCAACTATGTGAGTTGCTCCCCCTTCCGCGTGCCGATTGCGCGGCTCGCGGCGGCCCATGCCAAGCTCAAGGAAAAGGGAGTGGGCGGATCGGTATCGAAGTAA